A genomic region of Capnocytophaga canimorsus contains the following coding sequences:
- a CDS encoding DUF3127 domain-containing protein: protein MDLQGRIKLITAVQTFGNNGFQKREIVITTEEQYPQHVVFEFTQDKCALLDNYRIGQLVKISFNVRGREWINPQGEAKYFNSLQGWRIENMEVAQNQNMGMQTPPPIPPAPPADAFEPTNNYGNNDFDDLPF, encoded by the coding sequence ATGGATTTACAAGGACGCATAAAACTCATCACTGCAGTGCAAACCTTTGGTAACAATGGTTTTCAAAAGCGTGAAATTGTGATAACTACAGAGGAGCAATACCCGCAACACGTTGTTTTTGAGTTTACTCAAGACAAATGTGCCTTATTGGATAATTATAGAATTGGGCAATTGGTCAAGATAAGTTTCAACGTACGTGGTCGTGAATGGATAAATCCGCAAGGAGAAGCTAAGTATTTTAACTCGTTGCAAGGTTGGCGCATTGAAAATATGGAAGTAGCTCAAAATCAGAATATGGGTATGCAAACACCGCCACCTATTCCACCCGCGCCTCCAGCAGATGCTTTCGAGCCTACTAATAATTATGGGAATAACGACTTTGACGATTTGCCTTTTTAA
- the aat gene encoding leucyl/phenylalanyl-tRNA--protein transferase produces the protein MPLPPAEMASVEGIVALGGELSTERLIEAYRKGIFPWFNANDPIIWWSPNPRMVLFPERLHISKNMQKHLRKKPFDVTYNQCFEQVIKQCASVKRRGQDDTWILPQMISAYIALHHLGHAHSVEVWQQNKLVGGLYGVTLNQVFCGESMFSLKSNASQYGFITFIKDHPNIKLIDCQVYTEYLASMGAEEIPRSTFLNLLEKYS, from the coding sequence ATGCCTCTCCCTCCTGCTGAAATGGCTTCAGTAGAAGGGATTGTTGCTTTAGGTGGGGAACTTTCCACTGAGCGACTCATAGAGGCTTATCGTAAAGGTATTTTTCCTTGGTTTAATGCCAATGACCCTATAATATGGTGGTCACCTAATCCACGAATGGTACTTTTTCCTGAGCGTCTTCATATTTCTAAAAATATGCAGAAACATTTACGGAAAAAGCCTTTTGATGTTACTTACAATCAATGTTTTGAGCAAGTTATTAAGCAATGTGCTTCCGTAAAGCGAAGGGGACAAGATGACACTTGGATTTTACCTCAAATGATATCGGCTTACATTGCACTACATCATCTAGGGCACGCACATTCGGTTGAGGTTTGGCAGCAAAATAAATTGGTAGGTGGGCTTTATGGGGTTACTTTAAACCAGGTATTTTGTGGTGAAAGTATGTTTAGCTTAAAAAGTAATGCTTCTCAATACGGATTTATCACCTTTATTAAAGACCATCCGAATATTAAACTAATAGATTGTCAAGTATATACTGAGTATTTAGCAAGTATGGGGGCTGAAGAAATTCCTCGTAGTACTTTTTTGAATCTTCTTGAGAAATATTCCTAA
- a CDS encoding thioredoxin family protein — translation MMQDIVKQSLTKAIAYSDYRDLSANLVAEKKTSGPVPNDENLAKYTAMNEQRSKRLDKTIKISQEKAQFFQTFDKKITFLAITEFWCGDAAQSLPVVNKIAELNEKFTFKLVFRDENEALMNLFLTNGGKAIPIVVFLDEAGNVLVHWGSRPSVATQMVEDFKAEHGSLTAEFKEDLQKWYNQDKGNTLVDDFIHILKKI, via the coding sequence ATGATGCAAGATATTGTAAAACAGAGCTTAACAAAAGCAATCGCTTACAGTGATTATCGTGACTTATCTGCTAATTTGGTTGCAGAAAAAAAAACAAGCGGACCTGTTCCTAATGATGAAAATTTGGCTAAGTACACAGCTATGAACGAGCAGCGTAGCAAACGTTTGGATAAAACCATAAAAATTTCACAAGAAAAGGCTCAATTCTTTCAAACATTTGACAAAAAAATTACCTTTTTAGCCATTACTGAATTCTGGTGCGGAGATGCAGCACAAAGCCTTCCTGTGGTAAATAAAATTGCTGAGCTTAATGAAAAATTTACTTTCAAATTGGTATTCCGAGATGAAAATGAGGCTTTAATGAATTTATTTTTGACTAATGGAGGAAAGGCAATTCCGATAGTTGTATTTTTAGATGAAGCCGGTAATGTATTGGTACACTGGGGTTCTCGCCCTTCCGTGGCTACTCAAATGGTAGAAGATTTTAAAGCAGAACACGGTTCATTAACAGCTGAGTTTAAGGAAGATTTACAAAAATGGTATAATCAAGACAAAGGAAATACTTTGGTGGATGATTTTATCCATATTTTGAAGAAAATATGA
- a CDS encoding DUF3109 family protein: MIQVGEAIVSEEILDNEFVCNLNACKGACCIEGDAGAPIEANELQIMESVYPSVAPYLTESGRKAIEQQGVYIKGEDGDWETPLIDGGECAYVIRNEQGWALCGIEKAYNAGDISWKKPISCHLYPIRLQQYTSFTAVNYNRWHICSDACTLGKELQVPVYKFVKEALIRKFGKEWYAELETVADLLNKEHIKKGK, encoded by the coding sequence ATGATACAGGTTGGCGAAGCAATTGTTTCGGAGGAAATTCTTGATAATGAGTTTGTATGTAATTTGAATGCTTGTAAAGGCGCTTGTTGTATTGAGGGAGATGCAGGAGCTCCTATTGAAGCTAACGAACTTCAAATAATGGAGTCGGTTTACCCTAGTGTAGCTCCTTATCTCACAGAATCCGGTAGAAAAGCTATTGAGCAACAAGGAGTTTACATAAAAGGAGAAGATGGAGATTGGGAAACACCTTTGATAGATGGAGGCGAGTGTGCCTACGTCATTCGCAATGAGCAAGGTTGGGCGTTATGTGGCATTGAAAAGGCGTATAATGCGGGTGATATTTCGTGGAAAAAACCCATTTCTTGTCACTTGTATCCTATTCGTTTACAGCAATATACTTCGTTTACAGCAGTAAATTATAACCGATGGCATATTTGTAGCGATGCTTGTACTTTGGGTAAGGAACTTCAAGTGCCTGTTTATAAATTTGTGAAAGAGGCGCTTATCCGTAAGTTTGGCAAAGAATGGTATGCTGAATTGGAAACGGTAGCCGATTTACTTAATAAAGAACATATAAAAAAAGGGAAGTAA
- a CDS encoding porin family protein produces MKKIILFFGFLATITVASAQGTLEKGATQLNAGFGFSSWGIPVYVGLDYGIADDITIGGEISFRTDSKRYHETKVTYNGLGIGANGNYHFNRLLNLPNEFDFYAGVNLTYYNWTSNVSGGSYSGSWAYDSGLGWGLQTGGRYFFSNTFGVNLEFGLAGASGATGSGGKIGITYKF; encoded by the coding sequence ATGAAAAAAATTATTTTATTTTTCGGCTTTTTAGCCACAATTACAGTAGCCTCAGCACAAGGTACTTTAGAGAAAGGAGCTACTCAGTTAAATGCGGGATTTGGTTTTTCCAGTTGGGGAATTCCTGTTTATGTGGGCTTGGATTACGGCATTGCCGATGACATTACCATAGGCGGTGAAATTTCTTTCAGAACTGATTCAAAGCGTTATCACGAAACAAAAGTCACTTACAATGGTTTAGGGATTGGCGCCAATGGAAATTACCACTTCAATCGATTGTTAAATTTACCCAACGAATTTGATTTTTATGCTGGAGTAAACTTAACCTACTATAATTGGACAAGCAATGTTTCTGGTGGAAGTTATTCAGGAAGCTGGGCTTACGATTCTGGGTTAGGCTGGGGATTGCAAACTGGTGGACGCTACTTTTTTAGCAATACCTTCGGAGTAAATTTAGAATTTGGCCTAGCAGGAGCATCAGGAGCCACTGGTTCTGGCGGAAAAATAGGTATCACTTACAAATTCTAA
- a CDS encoding S66 peptidase family protein, with protein MKTYQIPKNLQQGDVIGILSTARKITVDELNPAIKWIEKQGFNAVLGRTLTLTDGQFAGTAEQRAEDFQRMLEKTNIKAIWCARGGYGTAQILDQIDFSPLRKNPKWVIGYSDVTALHSHIHNIGLATLHATMPINILENTPQALSSLLNVLCGQPNHYQWEDTQSTHTKQELEGIVVGGNLSVLYSLLGSPSDIDTNGKILLLEDLDEYLYHIDRMMLNLKRNGKLKKLKALLVGSFTKMHDNACPYGKTVAEIILENTKDYDFPIVFDVPSGHIHDNRAFILGKKIKLCTDGKDCQILM; from the coding sequence ATGAAAACATATCAAATTCCTAAAAATCTACAACAAGGAGATGTCATAGGGATACTTTCCACCGCCCGAAAGATTACCGTTGATGAGCTTAATCCAGCTATTAAATGGATTGAAAAACAAGGATTTAATGCTGTTTTAGGGCGTACACTCACATTGACTGATGGGCAATTTGCAGGTACTGCTGAGCAACGAGCTGAAGATTTTCAAAGAATGTTAGAAAAAACCAATATAAAAGCTATTTGGTGTGCCAGAGGTGGATATGGCACCGCACAAATACTTGATCAGATTGACTTTTCCCCTTTGAGAAAAAATCCGAAGTGGGTTATTGGCTATTCTGATGTTACTGCCTTACATAGCCACATACACAATATAGGGTTGGCTACCCTCCACGCTACAATGCCCATCAATATTTTGGAAAATACGCCACAAGCATTATCTTCTTTGCTTAACGTACTTTGCGGTCAACCCAATCATTATCAATGGGAAGATACCCAATCCACGCATACTAAACAAGAATTGGAAGGTATTGTTGTGGGAGGGAATTTATCCGTATTATATAGTTTATTAGGTTCTCCTTCGGATATTGATACTAACGGAAAAATTTTACTTTTGGAAGATTTGGATGAATATCTGTATCATATTGATAGAATGATGCTCAATTTGAAACGTAATGGGAAGTTAAAAAAACTAAAAGCACTATTGGTAGGGAGTTTTACCAAAATGCACGACAATGCTTGTCCGTACGGAAAAACAGTTGCCGAAATTATCTTGGAAAATACTAAGGATTATGATTTTCCTATTGTTTTTGATGTACCTTCAGGACATATTCACGATAATCGTGCTTTCATTTTAGGTAAAAAGATAAAACTTTGCACCGATGGAAAAGACTGCCAAATACTAATGTAG
- the glmM gene encoding phosphoglucosamine mutase, translating to MTLIKSISGIRGTIGGVPEQNLTPIDAVKFAAAYGTWLKSQSNQEKIKVVVGRDARLSGEMIQNLVTYTLVGLGIDVIDLGLSTTPTVEVAVPMEKANGGIILTASHNPKQWNALKLLNEKGEFLSGKEGEKILKIAEANDFNFAEVDHLGKIQKDDSYIEKHIQAVLELPILDLEAIKKRKFKVVVDAVNSTGGIAIPQLLEKLGVNIIKLYCEPNGHFPHNPEPLKEHLSDISQKVVEEKADFGIVVDPDVDRLALICEDGEMFGEEYTLVACADYVLGKTSGNTASNLSSSRALRDITEKRGANYFASAVGEVNVVEIMKKHQVIIGGEGNGGIIYPELHYGRDALVGVALFLSLLATRNVSSVKELRESYPAYFMSKNKIELTPEVNVDAILIQMAEKYSNENVNTIDGVKIDFADSWVHLRKSNTEPIIRIYTEAKTQKQADELAQKIKSEIENFGVTHKN from the coding sequence ATGACTTTAATTAAATCAATATCAGGTATTAGAGGCACCATAGGTGGTGTCCCTGAGCAAAATCTGACCCCCATTGATGCCGTAAAATTCGCTGCCGCTTATGGCACTTGGCTCAAGTCACAATCGAATCAAGAAAAAATTAAAGTGGTTGTTGGGCGTGATGCACGTCTTTCAGGGGAAATGATTCAAAATTTGGTTACTTATACCTTAGTAGGATTGGGAATCGACGTAATAGACCTCGGGCTAAGTACCACCCCAACGGTAGAGGTTGCCGTTCCTATGGAAAAAGCCAATGGTGGAATCATTTTAACCGCCAGTCACAATCCTAAACAATGGAATGCTTTAAAACTATTAAATGAAAAAGGTGAGTTTTTAAGCGGAAAAGAAGGAGAAAAAATACTAAAAATAGCTGAAGCCAATGACTTTAACTTCGCTGAAGTAGATCATTTAGGCAAAATTCAAAAAGACGATTCGTATATTGAAAAACATATCCAAGCCGTTTTAGAGCTTCCTATTTTAGACCTTGAAGCCATAAAAAAACGTAAATTCAAAGTAGTCGTTGATGCTGTAAATTCCACAGGAGGAATTGCCATTCCGCAACTTTTGGAAAAATTAGGCGTAAACATAATAAAATTGTACTGCGAGCCTAATGGGCATTTCCCACACAACCCAGAACCTCTAAAGGAACACCTTTCGGATATTTCTCAAAAAGTAGTTGAGGAAAAGGCCGATTTCGGTATTGTGGTAGACCCCGATGTTGACCGATTGGCTCTCATTTGTGAAGATGGCGAAATGTTTGGAGAGGAATATACTTTGGTGGCTTGTGCCGACTATGTGCTAGGAAAAACCTCTGGTAACACGGCCTCAAATTTATCTTCCTCACGTGCCTTACGAGACATCACAGAAAAACGCGGAGCAAATTATTTTGCATCGGCTGTAGGCGAAGTGAATGTGGTAGAAATAATGAAAAAACATCAAGTCATCATTGGAGGAGAAGGCAACGGAGGAATTATCTATCCTGAGCTCCATTACGGACGTGATGCACTTGTGGGCGTAGCCTTGTTCTTATCACTATTGGCTACCCGAAATGTGTCTTCAGTAAAAGAACTCCGAGAGAGTTACCCTGCCTATTTTATGAGCAAAAACAAAATTGAGCTTACTCCTGAGGTAAATGTTGATGCTATTTTGATACAAATGGCAGAAAAATATAGTAATGAAAACGTAAATACCATTGACGGAGTAAAGATTGATTTTGCAGACAGTTGGGTACATTTAAGAAAATCAAATACTGAACCTATTATCCGCATCTATACAGAGGCAAAAACTCAAAAACAAGCAGATGAATTAGCTCAAAAAATCAAATCCGAAATCGAAAATTTTGGCGTAACCCACAAAAATTAG
- a CDS encoding SAM hydrolase/SAM-dependent halogenase family protein produces the protein MSIITLTTDFGERDFSVGALKGALYRLIPEARIVDISHLITPFDILQTAYILKSAYPHFPKGSIHLIGVDAEPTPDKKHLVMQLNGHFFIGADTGIFHLLSGEDSDAVIYQLETSPINNCFSVLYDFPKIISKIYAKTPLDKIGKKTENHFRMKHYVPEIAADKSAIYGKVIYIDHYGNVVSNITQTLFNEVGQGRKFEAIFSSYKLENIQKSYASIVNYNLPKHQRKNMDGEKLMLFNSNGLLELALYKSNLKTVGGASTLMGITYLDQVTIIFKNNNNK, from the coding sequence ATGAGCATTATCACCCTTACAACCGATTTTGGAGAGCGGGATTTTTCGGTGGGCGCACTAAAAGGAGCACTTTATCGGCTGATTCCCGAAGCTCGTATTGTTGATATTTCACACCTGATTACACCTTTCGATATTTTACAAACAGCCTACATTTTAAAAAGTGCTTATCCGCATTTTCCTAAAGGGAGTATTCATCTTATTGGGGTTGATGCAGAACCGACCCCCGATAAAAAACATCTTGTAATGCAATTAAATGGACATTTTTTTATAGGTGCTGACACTGGAATTTTCCACCTGCTAAGTGGAGAAGATTCCGATGCCGTTATTTACCAATTAGAGACAAGCCCTATTAACAATTGTTTTTCTGTACTTTACGATTTTCCGAAAATCATTTCAAAAATCTATGCAAAAACTCCTTTAGATAAAATAGGAAAAAAAACAGAAAATCACTTCCGAATGAAGCATTATGTTCCTGAAATTGCAGCAGATAAATCGGCAATCTATGGTAAAGTTATCTATATCGACCACTACGGAAATGTAGTTAGTAACATTACACAAACACTTTTCAATGAGGTAGGACAAGGACGAAAATTTGAAGCTATTTTTAGTAGCTACAAACTCGAAAATATACAAAAAAGCTATGCAAGTATTGTTAATTACAATCTCCCTAAGCATCAAAGAAAAAATATGGATGGTGAAAAGTTGATGCTTTTCAATAGTAACGGACTTTTAGAATTAGCCCTATACAAAAGTAATCTGAAAACCGTTGGTGGTGCATCTACCCTAATGGGAATTACGTATTTAGACCAAGTAACAATTATTTTTAAAAACAACAATAACAAATAA
- the rho gene encoding transcription termination factor Rho, producing MFEIIDLKSMRLSELQEIAQKMKISKFRSFNKLDLIYQILDHQAANPDTLKTENKAVTPTTSEKNSEAQPPGKAPKKRENFEKKTEENKTLTKTDEHLEKPKRGRKPKKITETPLPTPTVVNSQKETTKNVNPSENTEKIENKEPENKPFNDNPQKENKENKDNKTNKKFQKKNFQGKNNGKNNSNNNTSNTQNQTENFDKEKKNRYRSPDFEFDSIVECEGVLDIMQDGYGFLRSSDYNYLSSPDDIYVSQSQIRLFGLHTGDTVLGTVRPPKEGEKYFPLIKVIKINGHDPQIVRDRVSFEHLTPLFPNEKFKLAEQNSTISTRIIDLFSPIGKGQRGMIVAQPKTGKTMLLKDIANAISRNHPEVYLMVLLIDERPEEVTDMQRSVRGEIIASTFDKEASEHVRIANIVLEKAKRLVECGHDVVILLDSITRLARAYNTVQPASGKVLTGGVDANALHKPKRFFGAARNIENGGSLTIIATALTETGSKMDEVIFEEFKGTGNMELQLDRRIANRRIFPAIDLISSSTRRDDLLLDEKTLQRMWIMRKYLADMNPVEAMEFMENRIKQTKNNEEFLITMNQ from the coding sequence ATGTTTGAAATTATTGACCTCAAATCAATGCGACTTTCTGAATTACAGGAAATCGCACAAAAAATGAAGATTTCGAAATTCCGAAGTTTTAACAAATTGGACTTAATCTATCAAATCTTAGATCATCAGGCAGCAAATCCTGATACATTAAAAACAGAAAACAAAGCGGTTACTCCTACAACTTCTGAAAAAAATTCAGAAGCTCAACCTCCTGGTAAAGCTCCAAAAAAACGAGAAAATTTTGAAAAGAAAACCGAGGAAAACAAAACCCTAACAAAAACAGATGAACACTTGGAAAAACCCAAACGCGGGCGAAAACCTAAAAAAATTACCGAGACACCCCTCCCTACTCCAACGGTTGTAAATTCTCAAAAAGAAACAACCAAAAATGTAAATCCTTCGGAAAACACGGAAAAAATAGAAAACAAAGAACCTGAAAATAAACCTTTTAATGATAATCCTCAAAAGGAGAATAAAGAAAATAAGGATAACAAAACCAATAAAAAATTCCAAAAGAAAAATTTTCAAGGAAAAAATAACGGAAAGAACAACTCCAATAACAACACATCTAACACACAAAATCAAACAGAGAACTTCGACAAAGAAAAGAAAAATCGTTATCGTTCGCCTGATTTTGAATTCGATAGCATCGTAGAATGTGAAGGTGTTTTGGATATTATGCAAGACGGATATGGTTTTTTACGCTCCTCGGATTACAACTACTTGAGCTCGCCTGATGATATCTATGTTTCGCAATCTCAAATCCGACTTTTTGGGCTACATACTGGTGACACGGTCTTAGGTACTGTTCGCCCACCTAAAGAAGGGGAAAAATATTTCCCTTTAATTAAAGTCATCAAAATCAACGGACACGACCCACAAATTGTTCGTGACCGAGTTTCCTTTGAGCACCTAACACCGCTTTTCCCTAACGAAAAATTCAAGTTAGCCGAACAAAATAGCACCATATCCACCCGAATCATTGACCTATTTTCACCCATTGGCAAGGGACAACGAGGTATGATTGTTGCCCAACCCAAAACGGGAAAAACAATGCTATTGAAAGATATTGCCAATGCCATATCACGAAATCACCCCGAAGTTTACCTTATGGTGTTACTCATTGACGAACGTCCTGAAGAAGTTACCGATATGCAGCGTAGCGTAAGGGGAGAAATCATTGCTTCCACTTTCGACAAAGAAGCCTCCGAACACGTACGTATTGCCAACATTGTGTTGGAAAAAGCAAAAAGACTGGTAGAATGCGGACACGATGTGGTAATTCTGTTGGACTCTATCACACGATTGGCTCGAGCTTACAATACGGTACAACCTGCCTCTGGGAAAGTGCTCACTGGTGGGGTTGATGCTAACGCACTACACAAGCCCAAACGCTTCTTTGGAGCCGCTCGAAATATTGAAAACGGAGGTTCATTAACCATCATTGCTACAGCGCTAACCGAAACAGGTTCAAAAATGGATGAAGTGATTTTTGAAGAATTCAAAGGAACTGGAAATATGGAATTGCAGCTTGACAGGCGTATTGCCAATCGTCGTATTTTCCCTGCTATTGACCTAATTTCTTCTTCTACTCGTCGTGATGATTTACTTCTTGATGAAAAAACATTACAACGGATGTGGATAATGCGCAAATATTTAGCCGATATGAATCCTGTAGAGGCTATGGAATTTATGGAAAACCGCATCAAACAAACCAAAAATAATGAAGAATTTTTAATCACGATGAATCAGTAA
- a CDS encoding glutamine synthetase III family protein codes for MPTLRFHALREIGKRKPVVITEKGRRSELFGKNVFNEEAMRQFMTDEAFNSVMNAIRYGTKIDRKVADQVAAAMRDWAISKGATHYTHWFQPLTGTTAEKHDAFFDPTGRSRAIEKFGGGQLVQQEPDASSFPNGGIRNTFEARGYTAWDPTSPAFICGTALCIPTIFISYTGEALDNKTPLLKALQAIDQAATEVAKYFDKNVTKVTATLGWEQEYFLIDRALASTRPDLMLAGRTLLGHAPAKGQQLDDHYFGSIPGRVLSYMRDLEQECLLLGIPVKTRHNEVAPNQFELAPIFEETNLAVDQNSLLMDIMNKVAERHEFVVLFHEKPFAGINGSGKHNNWSLATDTGVNLLAPGKTPMKNLQFLTFFICAIKAVAEYEELLRASVASASNDHRLGAHEAPPAIVSVFIGEQLTKVLDELEGVSHGKLSPEEKTDLKLNVVGKIPDVLLDNTDRNRTSSFAFTGNKFEFRAVGSKANCGKPMTVLNTIMAKQLIEFKKEVDVLIEEKNFKKDEAIFNVLREYIKTSKKIRFEGDGYSEAWEKEAEKRGLSNNKTTPEALKANISKKAIDLFEELGVMTRVEIQARYEIELEEYAKNIQIEGRLLGDIARNHVVPTAVKYQNTLIENVKGLKEIFGENYEEVAAEQIDLIKRISKHIKLIHSKINQMIEARKKANKLESAHDLATAYCHEVKPYFDEIRYHCDKLEIMVDDELWTLTKYREMLFTH; via the coding sequence ATGCCCACTTTAAGATTTCACGCCTTACGGGAAATAGGAAAAAGAAAACCCGTAGTAATTACTGAGAAAGGACGTCGCTCCGAACTATTTGGCAAAAATGTTTTTAACGAAGAAGCAATGCGTCAGTTTATGACCGATGAAGCTTTCAATAGTGTAATGAACGCTATCCGTTACGGAACTAAAATCGACCGAAAAGTAGCCGACCAAGTAGCGGCTGCTATGCGCGATTGGGCTATTTCAAAAGGTGCTACACATTACACCCATTGGTTTCAACCCCTAACAGGTACAACGGCAGAAAAGCACGATGCTTTTTTCGACCCCACAGGTAGAAGCAGAGCCATTGAAAAATTCGGTGGCGGACAATTGGTACAACAAGAGCCCGACGCTTCAAGTTTCCCCAATGGAGGTATCCGAAACACCTTTGAAGCTCGAGGTTATACCGCTTGGGACCCCACCTCTCCTGCCTTCATTTGCGGAACAGCGCTTTGTATCCCTACCATATTTATATCCTACACCGGAGAAGCTCTCGACAATAAAACTCCGCTACTTAAAGCATTACAAGCCATTGACCAAGCAGCAACCGAGGTGGCTAAATATTTTGATAAAAACGTTACAAAAGTCACCGCCACCTTAGGCTGGGAACAAGAATATTTCTTGATTGACAGAGCCTTAGCAAGTACTCGACCCGACTTGATGCTCGCCGGAAGAACCCTACTCGGTCACGCCCCTGCCAAAGGGCAACAGCTTGATGACCACTATTTTGGCTCAATACCAGGAAGAGTACTTAGCTATATGCGTGACTTAGAACAAGAATGTTTACTTTTAGGAATACCCGTAAAGACACGCCATAACGAGGTAGCACCCAATCAGTTTGAATTGGCTCCTATTTTTGAGGAAACCAACCTTGCCGTTGACCAAAACTCATTGTTGATGGACATTATGAATAAAGTTGCTGAACGGCACGAATTTGTAGTACTCTTCCACGAAAAACCCTTCGCAGGAATTAACGGCTCGGGTAAGCACAATAACTGGTCACTGGCAACCGATACGGGCGTAAACCTACTTGCACCAGGCAAAACCCCAATGAAAAACCTACAATTTTTAACTTTTTTCATCTGTGCGATAAAAGCCGTAGCCGAATACGAAGAATTGCTTAGGGCTTCGGTAGCTTCAGCAAGTAACGACCATCGTTTAGGGGCACACGAAGCACCACCAGCCATTGTTTCCGTATTCATCGGTGAGCAATTGACTAAGGTATTGGACGAATTGGAAGGTGTTTCGCACGGAAAACTATCTCCAGAGGAAAAAACCGATTTAAAACTCAATGTAGTTGGAAAAATACCCGATGTGCTTTTAGATAATACTGACAGAAACCGAACCTCATCTTTCGCATTTACAGGTAATAAATTCGAGTTCAGAGCCGTAGGTTCAAAAGCAAATTGCGGCAAACCTATGACGGTACTTAATACCATTATGGCAAAACAACTCATCGAATTTAAAAAGGAAGTTGATGTTTTAATCGAAGAAAAGAACTTTAAAAAAGATGAAGCCATTTTCAATGTACTTCGTGAATATATCAAAACCTCGAAAAAAATTCGTTTTGAAGGCGACGGATATAGTGAGGCTTGGGAAAAAGAAGCCGAAAAACGCGGATTAAGCAACAATAAAACTACTCCAGAAGCTCTTAAAGCGAATATATCTAAAAAAGCAATTGATTTATTTGAGGAGTTAGGGGTTATGACCCGCGTAGAAATTCAAGCTCGATACGAAATTGAGTTAGAAGAATACGCTAAAAATATTCAAATTGAAGGACGATTATTAGGAGATATTGCTCGAAATCACGTAGTTCCAACAGCTGTGAAATACCAAAATACACTTATTGAAAATGTAAAGGGACTTAAAGAGATTTTCGGTGAAAATTACGAAGAAGTAGCCGCCGAGCAAATCGATTTAATCAAACGTATTTCAAAACATATAAAATTGATTCACAGCAAAATAAATCAAATGATTGAAGCTCGTAAAAAAGCTAATAAATTGGAGTCCGCCCACGATTTAGCTACGGCATATTGCCACGAGGTAAAACCTTATTTTGATGAAATTCGTTATCATTGCGATAAACTTGAAATTATGGTAGATGATGAGCTTTGGACACTCACTAAATACCGCGAAATGCTTTTTACACACTAA